A single genomic interval of Streptomyces graminofaciens harbors:
- a CDS encoding amidohydrolase family protein gives MRIVALEEHVLFTDLAQRISAADVAASGWVPAGWAPSDADEPASALDRALDDTEQERIASMDEAGITMQVLSAVGPGAEMLAGEEGVSLARDYNDRLAQAVERQPDRFAAFAHLPMKDPEAAADELERCVTRLGFRGASINGTTDGLFLDDPRFAPILSRAEAIGAPLYIHPGPAPRAVRDIYFQGLPDFTAFILSNAGFGWHAETGLHILRLAVSGALDRNPDLKLIIGHMGELLPMMLQRVDAMFGPGKEIGLQRDVSQTILDQVWITTSGFFDQSAFLAALTAFGADRILFSVDYPYSPNDEATAFLNNLPVSPADRARIAHGNADALLGLSGA, from the coding sequence ATGCGCATCGTTGCTCTAGAGGAACATGTCCTTTTCACTGATCTGGCGCAAAGGATTTCCGCCGCGGACGTCGCTGCATCCGGATGGGTGCCGGCCGGATGGGCGCCCTCTGATGCAGACGAGCCGGCGAGTGCGCTCGACCGGGCCCTGGACGATACAGAGCAGGAACGCATCGCCTCGATGGACGAAGCCGGAATCACCATGCAGGTGCTGTCGGCCGTGGGCCCGGGCGCCGAGATGCTGGCCGGTGAGGAGGGTGTGAGCCTTGCGCGCGACTACAACGACCGACTGGCCCAGGCCGTCGAACGGCAACCGGATCGGTTCGCGGCGTTCGCGCACCTCCCCATGAAGGATCCCGAGGCGGCCGCGGACGAACTGGAACGGTGCGTGACCCGACTGGGCTTCCGCGGCGCCTCGATCAACGGGACCACCGACGGACTGTTCCTCGACGACCCGCGCTTCGCTCCGATCCTGTCGCGTGCCGAGGCCATCGGCGCCCCCCTCTATATCCATCCCGGACCCGCGCCACGTGCGGTGCGCGACATCTACTTCCAGGGGCTGCCGGACTTTACCGCGTTCATCTTGTCCAATGCCGGTTTCGGCTGGCATGCGGAAACAGGACTTCACATTCTGCGCCTGGCCGTGTCGGGCGCACTCGACCGAAATCCGGATCTGAAGCTGATCATCGGCCACATGGGCGAGCTGCTGCCGATGATGCTTCAGCGCGTCGATGCGATGTTCGGACCGGGAAAGGAAATCGGGCTGCAGCGAGACGTATCGCAGACCATCTTGGATCAGGTGTGGATCACGACCAGTGGCTTCTTCGACCAATCCGCGTTCCTCGCCGCCCTGACCGCTTTCGGCGCGGATCGCATCCTCTTCTCGGTCGATTATCCGTACAGCCCCAATGACGAGGCCACGGCGTTCCTCAACAACTTGCCGGTTTCTCCCGCCGATCGGGCGCGGATCGCCCATGGCAACGCCGACGCGCTCCTTGGCTTGTCAGGAGCCTGA
- a CDS encoding helix-turn-helix domain-containing protein, with the protein MPRSNNDKPPLFYVADGTWPEVTLASDAPLSAHCGLLLARDLRRTMRSRDLSLRGLAEVACVAHSTVARVVNGDVLPDIGTLTRLEDALDHQLWPGPSAVRSAAVSMPRTVGR; encoded by the coding sequence ATGCCACGCAGCAACAACGACAAGCCCCCTCTGTTCTATGTGGCGGACGGCACCTGGCCTGAGGTGACCCTCGCCTCGGATGCTCCGCTGAGCGCTCACTGCGGCCTGTTGCTGGCGCGAGACCTGCGCCGGACGATGCGGTCACGTGATCTGTCCCTGCGGGGACTCGCCGAGGTCGCCTGTGTTGCCCATTCCACTGTCGCCCGGGTGGTCAACGGTGACGTGCTACCCGACATCGGCACTCTCACACGCCTGGAGGACGCCCTCGACCATCAGCTCTGGCCGGGACCGTCCGCGGTGCGGTCGGCTGCGGTCTCGATGCCAAGGACTGTGGGTCGATGA
- a CDS encoding NADPH-dependent F420 reductase — MKIGILGTGNIGKTLTRRLSAAGHEVKAANSRGPETIEADVLASGGRAVTAAEAVADVDAVVLSIPFARISQVAPLIAKVPADTVVIDTSNYFPHRDNGIAAIEAGQAESVWVAKLLGRPIVKAWNSIGAESFAHRNKPVGSADRISLPVAADSPRERDLAMALVEDTGFDAFDAGPLAESWRQQPGTPAYCTDLTRQELPDALATADAARSPKRRDLGLAVIRERFGAGVQPDAEYLVRLNRAISM, encoded by the coding sequence ATGAAGATCGGCATTCTCGGCACCGGGAACATCGGCAAGACGTTGACCAGGCGGTTGAGCGCGGCCGGGCACGAGGTGAAGGCGGCCAATTCGCGCGGCCCGGAGACGATCGAGGCGGACGTACTGGCCTCGGGCGGACGAGCGGTGACAGCGGCGGAAGCCGTAGCGGACGTCGACGCCGTGGTCCTCTCGATTCCCTTCGCCCGCATTTCGCAGGTCGCACCACTGATCGCCAAGGTTCCGGCTGACACGGTGGTCATCGACACGTCGAACTACTTCCCGCATCGGGACAACGGAATCGCGGCGATCGAGGCCGGCCAGGCCGAGAGCGTGTGGGTTGCAAAGCTGCTGGGCCGGCCCATCGTCAAGGCGTGGAACTCGATCGGAGCCGAGTCGTTCGCGCACAGGAACAAGCCGGTGGGAAGTGCGGACCGCATCTCGCTCCCCGTCGCGGCCGACAGTCCGCGCGAGCGTGACCTGGCCATGGCACTCGTGGAGGACACCGGGTTCGACGCCTTTGATGCGGGGCCGCTCGCGGAATCGTGGCGGCAGCAGCCCGGCACACCCGCCTACTGCACGGATCTCACCCGTCAAGAGCTGCCGGACGCACTGGCGACGGCCGACGCGGCGCGATCACCGAAGCGGCGTGACCTCGGGCTCGCCGTGATCCGGGAACGCTTCGGGGCCGGCGTGCAACCGGACGCGGAATACCTTGTCCGCCTGAACCGCGCAATTTCCATGTGA
- a CDS encoding SDR family oxidoreductase, protein MKMTGNTILITGGTSGIGLGLALRLHEAGNKVIVAGRRKELLDEITAEHPGIDALVLDVADPSSIARARETVAASHPGLNILVNNAGIQLLESVLDPAGLQAAEDHIATNLLGTIRMTYAFLPLLSGKDDAAVVNVTSALAFVPLPFTPTYSATKAALHSFSESLRIQLAGADAGVQVIEVVPPAVRTTLMGQQDNEQSMPLDDFLTEALDLLREKPDAKEIVVERARFLRDAQANGSYDEVLAMISGS, encoded by the coding sequence ATGAAGATGACCGGCAACACGATCCTGATCACCGGCGGAACCTCGGGCATCGGCCTCGGTCTGGCCCTGCGTCTGCACGAGGCAGGCAACAAGGTGATCGTCGCCGGCCGGCGCAAAGAACTCCTCGACGAGATCACGGCCGAGCACCCCGGCATCGACGCCCTCGTCCTCGATGTCGCCGACCCCTCCTCGATCGCCCGGGCCCGTGAGACCGTGGCGGCGAGCCACCCCGGGCTGAACATCCTGGTCAACAACGCCGGCATTCAGCTGCTGGAGAGCGTCCTCGACCCGGCCGGACTCCAGGCCGCGGAGGATCACATCGCGACCAATCTGCTCGGCACGATCCGGATGACGTACGCTTTCCTGCCGCTGCTTTCGGGCAAGGACGACGCGGCCGTCGTGAACGTCACCTCCGCGCTGGCGTTCGTACCGCTCCCGTTCACACCGACCTACAGCGCGACCAAGGCCGCGCTGCACTCCTTCTCCGAGAGCCTGCGCATCCAGCTCGCCGGCGCTGACGCCGGCGTCCAGGTGATCGAGGTGGTCCCGCCGGCTGTACGCACGACCCTGATGGGCCAGCAGGACAACGAGCAATCCATGCCGTTGGACGATTTCCTCACCGAGGCTCTCGACCTGCTGCGCGAGAAGCCCGACGCGAAGGAGATTGTCGTCGAGCGCGCCAGGTTCCTCCGCGACGCACAGGCCAACGGCTCCTACGACGAGGTCCTCGCCATGATCAGCGGCAGCTGA
- a CDS encoding NADPH-dependent F420 reductase, which translates to MKITVIGAGAIGGNLAAKLSTAGHDVQVADARGPEAVRAEVLESGARAVQLADAAVQNRDVIVLSIPFGVAGQLADLFASVPDETVVIDTSNYYPGMLSDPIEAVDNGQVESVYTAELLGRPVVKAWNAALAGTQQTRGVPAGTPGRLAIPVAGDSDEARRVAMQLVDDTGFDPYDAGTLADSWRQQPNSPAYCTELTLDELPAALAAADRAKDAAIRDSLPERIAARGANPTLDDIVEMNRAAHR; encoded by the coding sequence ATGAAAATTACTGTCATAGGCGCTGGCGCCATCGGAGGAAACCTCGCTGCCAAGCTCAGCACGGCCGGTCACGACGTCCAGGTGGCCGACGCCCGCGGCCCCGAGGCCGTCCGGGCGGAGGTGCTGGAGTCCGGGGCCCGCGCGGTGCAGCTCGCCGACGCCGCCGTCCAGAACCGGGACGTCATCGTCCTGTCGATCCCGTTCGGAGTGGCGGGCCAGCTGGCGGACCTGTTCGCGTCGGTGCCCGACGAGACGGTGGTCATCGACACCTCGAACTACTACCCCGGCATGCTCAGCGACCCGATCGAGGCGGTGGACAACGGCCAGGTGGAGAGCGTGTACACCGCCGAGCTGCTCGGGCGCCCCGTGGTCAAGGCGTGGAACGCAGCCCTGGCCGGAACACAGCAGACCCGGGGCGTCCCGGCCGGAACGCCCGGCCGCCTCGCCATCCCCGTCGCCGGCGACTCCGACGAGGCGCGGCGCGTGGCCATGCAGCTTGTGGACGACACCGGCTTCGACCCCTACGACGCGGGCACACTGGCCGACTCCTGGCGCCAGCAGCCCAATAGCCCCGCCTACTGCACCGAACTGACCCTCGACGAACTGCCGGCGGCCCTGGCCGCGGCCGACCGCGCCAAGGACGCGGCCATCCGCGACAGCCTCCCGGAACGCATCGCCGCCCGCGGTGCCAATCCCACTCTCGACGACATCGTCGAGATGAACCGCGCCGCCCACCGCTGA
- a CDS encoding alpha/beta fold hydrolase, protein MNAFTTAVAVGSEEPLSPGYDAATKDDAEFNKYFRHGFITIDDVQMHYVIGGDGPQVMVLLHGWPQSWYEFRPIMPSLLPGRTVIAIDLPGMGDSTGNPPSMTKTVLATYVHKLLNHLGHHENVQVVGHDFGLNVAYPLAAQHRDQVAGLFLMDGGLVGKNLKFATLASVSWHFSFFLQNPLAEELVTGRVETFLTHFFQSVKTAGENVSDDELAEFVRVFSRPQVLHAGFELYRTLTQDEADNTTLQDTPLTIPVHMITQAALADVFLPPIHDAAPHATSAVVPGAGHFLAHEAPDRVLAEINAFYPTSTP, encoded by the coding sequence ATGAACGCTTTCACCACCGCCGTAGCCGTCGGGTCGGAGGAGCCGCTCAGCCCCGGCTACGACGCGGCGACCAAGGACGACGCCGAGTTCAACAAGTACTTCCGGCACGGCTTCATCACCATCGACGACGTGCAGATGCACTACGTCATCGGCGGCGACGGCCCGCAGGTCATGGTGCTGCTGCACGGCTGGCCGCAGAGCTGGTACGAGTTCCGCCCGATCATGCCCTCACTGCTGCCCGGCCGCACCGTCATCGCCATCGACCTGCCGGGCATGGGCGACTCGACCGGAAACCCGCCCTCCATGACCAAGACGGTCCTGGCCACGTACGTCCACAAGCTGCTCAACCACCTGGGCCACCACGAGAACGTACAGGTCGTCGGCCACGACTTCGGCCTCAACGTCGCCTACCCACTGGCCGCCCAGCACCGCGACCAGGTGGCGGGCCTGTTCCTCATGGACGGCGGCCTCGTCGGCAAGAACCTGAAGTTCGCCACCCTCGCATCGGTATCTTGGCACTTCTCCTTCTTCTTGCAGAATCCGCTCGCCGAGGAACTGGTCACCGGCCGGGTCGAAACCTTCCTCACCCACTTCTTCCAGAGTGTGAAGACCGCCGGCGAGAACGTCTCCGACGACGAACTCGCCGAGTTTGTCCGGGTGTTCTCCCGCCCCCAGGTCCTGCACGCCGGCTTCGAGCTCTACCGGACCCTGACCCAGGACGAGGCCGACAACACCACACTCCAGGACACCCCGCTGACCATCCCGGTCCACATGATCACCCAGGCCGCCCTCGCCGACGTGTTCCTGCCGCCCATCCATGACGCCGCCCCCCACGCCACCTCCGCCGTCGTCCCCGGCGCCGGACACTTCCTCGCCCACGAAGCACCCGACCGCGTCCTGGCCGAGATCAACGCCTTCTACCCCACCTCCACCCCCTGA
- a CDS encoding nuclear transport factor 2 family protein gives MKPTNEDTVEISRVVALWAHIMDDHELDRLGECLTEDAVWDGSVFGGDPVVGLDAIAAFMNAPGHAKAHHTTNIVVSEGPGDEVRARSKGLSLLEGGDVASVVYADDLRRTDDGWRISRRAIHLTWPRRF, from the coding sequence GTGAAACCCACGAATGAAGACACCGTCGAAATCAGCAGGGTCGTGGCGCTGTGGGCGCACATCATGGACGACCACGAACTGGACCGTCTCGGCGAATGCCTCACCGAAGACGCGGTGTGGGACGGCAGCGTCTTCGGCGGTGACCCGGTCGTCGGGCTGGACGCGATCGCGGCCTTCATGAACGCCCCCGGACACGCGAAGGCCCACCACACGACGAACATCGTCGTGTCGGAAGGCCCGGGCGACGAGGTGCGGGCCCGATCCAAAGGACTGAGCCTGCTGGAGGGCGGCGATGTCGCCAGCGTCGTATACGCCGACGACCTGCGACGCACCGATGACGGCTGGCGCATTTCCCGGCGGGCCATCCATCTCACCTGGCCACGTCGCTTCTAG
- a CDS encoding Lrp/AsnC family transcriptional regulator: MQSPSPDALDLKLLHALQVDGRAPFSRIAEILGVSDQTVARRFRKLRTTAGLRIVGMTDESLLGRQSWIVRLRCTPDVAEQLATALARRPDTSHVDLISGGTEVLCAMGARSRQDRDELLFDRLQRTPQVISVSAHCLLHTFYGGPLGWLDKTQALEPDQEAALRLPYSEPVAAPIALEGADEALLAVLRRDGRVTFSELQTSTGQSESAVKRRLERLRSTGILYFKVQHDRESLGHGISAMLWLTAAPSALDTAGRKLAEHHEVRFAGATTGQANLLATVATSSTSELYTYLSKKIGGLDGVQAVETALTLRHVKQLTYEPSR, encoded by the coding sequence ATGCAGTCCCCTTCACCCGACGCGCTCGATCTGAAGCTGCTGCACGCGCTCCAGGTGGACGGGCGGGCGCCGTTCAGCCGCATCGCCGAAATCCTCGGAGTGTCCGACCAGACCGTCGCCCGCCGCTTCCGCAAACTGCGCACCACCGCCGGACTCAGGATCGTCGGCATGACCGACGAGAGCCTGCTGGGCCGCCAGAGCTGGATCGTCCGGCTGCGCTGCACTCCCGACGTGGCCGAACAACTCGCCACCGCGCTGGCCCGGCGTCCCGACACCTCACACGTCGATCTCATCTCCGGCGGCACCGAAGTGCTGTGCGCCATGGGAGCCCGCAGCCGACAGGACCGCGACGAACTGCTCTTCGACCGCCTGCAACGCACGCCTCAGGTCATTTCGGTCAGCGCCCACTGCCTGCTGCACACCTTCTACGGCGGCCCGCTCGGCTGGCTCGACAAGACTCAAGCGCTCGAACCCGACCAGGAGGCGGCACTGCGTCTCCCGTACAGCGAACCGGTAGCCGCCCCCATCGCTCTCGAAGGAGCGGACGAGGCGCTGCTCGCCGTGCTACGGCGCGACGGCCGCGTTACCTTCAGTGAACTGCAGACCAGCACCGGCCAGTCGGAGTCCGCTGTCAAGCGGCGCCTGGAGCGTCTGCGCTCCACGGGCATCCTCTACTTCAAAGTGCAGCATGACCGCGAGTCCCTCGGACACGGCATCAGCGCGATGCTCTGGCTCACCGCCGCCCCCTCCGCACTCGACACCGCCGGACGGAAACTGGCAGAACACCACGAGGTCCGCTTCGCCGGCGCCACCACCGGCCAGGCCAACCTCCTCGCCACCGTCGCCACCTCGAGCACCAGCGAGCTCTACACATACCTCAGCAAGAAGATCGGCGGCCTCGACGGCGTGCAGGCCGTGGAAACCGCCCTGACCCTGCGGCACGTCAAGCAACTCACCTACGAGCCGAGCCGCTGA
- a CDS encoding nitroreductase translates to MPGTASPFTDIARSRRSPRRFLPTALSPTDIRGVLEDAQTAPSNSNTQPWTVHVVSGAARDALGKELLRAEEEGRTSPDFTDGYGEGLYLERSQALGASVYRARGVERSDRDGRRAAVRENLEFYGAPHAAFLFMPALGDGVRTAGDIGMYAQNFLLSLAARGLAGIPQTVLGVYADTVREFLGVRAELKLLFGISFGMADPEAPVNTLRTERVPLQWSVVLHDTPGVLSKQ, encoded by the coding sequence TTGCCCGGCACCGCATCACCCTTCACCGACATCGCACGCTCCCGACGCTCCCCGCGGCGGTTCCTGCCCACTGCTCTGTCTCCTACGGACATCCGCGGCGTGCTAGAAGACGCACAGACCGCCCCCTCGAACAGCAACACCCAGCCATGGACGGTGCACGTCGTCTCGGGTGCGGCGCGCGACGCCCTGGGCAAAGAGCTGCTCCGGGCCGAGGAGGAGGGGCGGACCTCCCCGGATTTCACCGATGGCTACGGCGAGGGCCTGTACCTCGAGCGGTCGCAGGCCCTGGGTGCGAGTGTCTACCGGGCCCGGGGCGTCGAGCGCTCGGACCGGGACGGCAGGAGGGCGGCGGTCCGCGAGAACCTGGAGTTCTACGGGGCTCCCCATGCCGCGTTCCTGTTCATGCCGGCGCTCGGAGACGGGGTGCGGACGGCCGGCGACATCGGCATGTACGCACAGAACTTCCTGCTCTCGCTGGCGGCCCGGGGGCTGGCTGGCATCCCGCAGACCGTCCTCGGCGTCTACGCCGACACCGTCCGCGAGTTCCTGGGCGTCCGCGCGGAGCTCAAGCTGCTGTTCGGGATCTCCTTCGGCATGGCCGACCCGGAGGCACCGGTGAACACGCTCCGCACGGAGCGGGTTCCGCTGCAGTGGAGCGTGGTCCTGCATGACACACCGGGAGTCCTCAGCAAGCAGTAG
- a CDS encoding TetR/AcrR family transcriptional regulator, which produces MSVAEQRGRKPRADVQRNRAALLETAQRHFLQHGVGTSLEAVAKEAGVGPGTLYRHFPTREALLAAVLQTRSEELVARQADIEQLGDPAEALEQWLRAMEEYLSAYSGLPDPLMAAARAQEPDNPLTIPCDTLIATTDQYVRAAQLAGRVRSSVRGNDLFLAACSVAWIKGTGTEEESLDRLRTLIASGYRQQDTQA; this is translated from the coding sequence ATGAGCGTCGCTGAGCAGCGGGGACGCAAGCCCCGCGCGGACGTCCAGCGCAACCGCGCGGCCCTCCTGGAGACCGCGCAGCGTCACTTCCTGCAGCACGGGGTCGGCACCTCCCTCGAAGCGGTGGCCAAGGAGGCAGGCGTCGGGCCCGGCACCCTGTACCGGCACTTCCCCACCCGGGAGGCACTGCTGGCGGCCGTGCTGCAGACCCGCTCCGAAGAGTTGGTGGCCCGCCAGGCGGACATCGAGCAACTCGGTGACCCGGCCGAGGCGTTGGAGCAGTGGCTGCGCGCGATGGAGGAGTACCTCAGCGCCTACAGCGGTCTGCCCGACCCGCTCATGGCCGCGGCCCGGGCGCAGGAACCAGACAACCCGCTCACCATTCCCTGCGACACCCTCATCGCCACCACCGATCAATACGTGCGAGCCGCGCAGCTCGCGGGGCGCGTGCGCTCCTCGGTGCGGGGCAACGACCTGTTCCTCGCGGCCTGTTCCGTTGCCTGGATCAAGGGCACCGGTACCGAGGAGGAGTCGCTCGACCGGCTCCGCACGCTCATCGCGAGCGGCTACCGCCAGCAGGACACCCAGGCGTAA
- a CDS encoding helix-turn-helix transcriptional regulator produces the protein MDKKELAEFLRHRREALRPRDVGLVEGPRRRTQGLRREEVAQLAGMSTDYYARLEQQRAPQPSVQITTALARALRLTLDERDHLFALIGHNAPARFHRSEHVSPTLMRVLDRLDDTPALVQTDLLDTLAMNPLAIALLGDQTRHTGLASSGYYRWFMDPAERLVYPEEVHEHHGRAHAARLRAALTAGSDTPRAARILAELQEHSPEFVRMWELQEVAQSYDDCKTLLHPELGRIDVDAQLLFTENRAQTLVVLTTRPGTESHSKLELLSVIGHQQLTP, from the coding sequence ATGGACAAGAAGGAACTGGCGGAATTCCTGCGCCATCGGCGTGAGGCGCTGCGGCCCCGCGATGTCGGGCTGGTCGAGGGGCCGCGCAGGCGTACGCAGGGGCTGCGACGTGAGGAGGTCGCCCAGCTCGCCGGCATGTCCACCGACTACTACGCCCGGCTGGAACAGCAGCGCGCCCCGCAGCCCTCCGTCCAGATCACCACGGCTCTCGCCCGGGCACTACGGCTGACCCTGGACGAACGCGACCATCTCTTCGCCCTCATCGGCCACAACGCACCGGCCCGCTTCCACCGCTCCGAACATGTCAGCCCGACCCTGATGCGGGTCCTGGACCGCCTGGACGACACCCCGGCCCTGGTGCAGACCGACCTGCTCGACACCCTCGCGATGAACCCCTTGGCCATCGCCCTGCTCGGCGACCAGACCCGCCACACCGGTCTGGCCAGCAGCGGCTACTACCGCTGGTTCATGGACCCCGCCGAACGTCTGGTGTATCCCGAGGAGGTCCACGAACACCACGGCCGCGCCCATGCGGCGCGCCTGCGGGCCGCGCTGACCGCCGGCAGCGACACCCCCCGAGCCGCCCGGATCCTCGCCGAACTCCAAGAACACAGCCCCGAGTTCGTCCGCATGTGGGAACTGCAGGAAGTCGCACAGAGCTACGACGACTGCAAGACCCTCCTCCATCCCGAACTCGGCCGCATCGATGTCGACGCCCAGCTCCTGTTCACCGAGAACCGCGCCCAGACCCTGGTGGTGCTGACCACTCGCCCCGGCACGGAGAGCCACAGCAAGCTTGAACTGCTCTCCGTCATCGGGCACCAGCAGCTCACCCCCTGA
- a CDS encoding helix-turn-helix transcriptional regulator, with product MDKKELAEFLRHRREALRPRDVGLVEGPRRRTQGLRREEVAQLAGMSTDYYARLEQQRAPQPSVQITAALARALRLTLDECDHLFALIGHNAPARFHRSEHVSPTLMRVLDRLDDTPALVTTDLSDTLAMNPLAIALLGDQTRHTGLASSGYYRWFMDPAERLVYPEETHESHGRAQAARLRAALTAGSDTPRAARILAELQEHSPEFVRMWELQEVARYGDCNTLLHPELGRIDVDAQLLYTENRAQTLVVLTTRPGTESHSKLELLSVIGHQQLTP from the coding sequence ATGGACAAGAAGGAACTGGCGGAATTCCTGCGCCATCGGCGTGAGGCGCTGCGGCCCCGCGATGTCGGGCTGGTCGAGGGGCCGCGCAGGCGTACGCAGGGGCTGCGACGTGAGGAGGTCGCGCAGCTCGCCGGCATGTCCACCGACTACTACGCCCGGCTGGAACAGCAGCGTGCTCCGCAGCCCTCCGTGCAGATCACCGCGGCTCTCGCCCGGGCATTGCGGCTGACGCTGGACGAATGCGACCATCTCTTCGCCCTCATCGGCCACAACGCTCCGGCCCGCTTCCACCGCTCCGAACATGTCAGCCCGACCCTGATGCGGGTCCTGGACCGCCTGGACGACACCCCGGCCCTGGTAACGACCGACCTGTCCGACACTCTCGCGATGAACCCCCTGGCCATCGCGCTGCTCGGCGACCAGACCCGCCACACCGGTCTGGCCAGCAGCGGCTACTACCGCTGGTTCATGGACCCCGCCGAGCGACTGGTGTATCCCGAGGAGACCCACGAAAGCCACGGCCGCGCCCAGGCAGCACGCCTGCGGGCCGCGCTGACCGCCGGCAGCGACACCCCCCGAGCCGCCCGGATCCTCGCCGAACTCCAGGAACACAGCCCCGAGTTCGTCCGCATGTGGGAACTTCAGGAAGTCGCCCGCTACGGCGACTGCAACACCCTCCTCCATCCCGAACTCGGCCGCATCGACGTCGACGCCCAGCTCCTGTACACCGAGAACCGCGCCCAGACCCTGGTGGTGCTGACCACCCGCCCCGGCACGGAGAGCCACAGCAAACTCGAACTGCTCTCCGTCATCGGGCACCAGCAGCTCACCCCCTGA
- a CDS encoding SDR family oxidoreductase, with protein MKMTGNTILITGGTSGIGLGLALRLHEAGNKVIVAGRRKELLDEITAEHPGIDALVLDVADPSSIARARETVAASHPGLNVLVNNAGIMQRENLLDPAGLQVSEDHIATNLLGTIRMTYAFLPLLSGKDDAVVMNVTSALAFVPYQSTPTYSATKAALHSFSESLRIQLAGADTGVQVIEMVPPGVQTNLFGQQDSEHAMPLDDFLTEALDLLREKPDAKEIVVERARFIRDAVATGSYDDVLAMIAGS; from the coding sequence ATGAAGATGACCGGCAACACGATCCTGATCACCGGCGGAACCTCGGGCATCGGCCTCGGTCTGGCCCTGCGTCTGCACGAGGCAGGCAACAAGGTGATCGTCGCCGGCCGGCGCAAGGAACTCCTCGACGAGATCACGGCCGAGCACCCCGGCATCGACGCCCTCGTCCTCGATGTCGCCGACCCCTCCTCGATCGCCCGGGCCCGTGAGACCGTGGCGGCGAGCCACCCCGGGCTGAACGTCCTCGTCAACAACGCCGGCATCATGCAGCGGGAGAACCTCCTCGACCCGGCCGGACTCCAGGTCTCCGAAGATCACATCGCGACCAATCTGCTCGGCACGATCCGGATGACGTACGCTTTCCTGCCGCTGCTTTCGGGCAAGGACGACGCGGTCGTCATGAACGTCACCTCAGCGCTGGCGTTCGTCCCCTATCAGAGCACCCCGACCTACAGTGCGACCAAGGCCGCGCTGCACTCCTTCTCCGAGAGCCTGCGCATCCAGCTCGCCGGCGCTGACACCGGTGTCCAGGTGATCGAGATGGTCCCGCCGGGCGTGCAAACCAACCTGTTCGGCCAGCAGGACAGCGAACACGCCATGCCGCTGGACGACTTCCTCACCGAAGCCCTCGACCTGCTGCGCGAGAAGCCCGACGCGAAGGAGATTGTCGTCGAGCGTGCCAGGTTCATCCGCGACGCAGTGGCCACCGGCTCCTACGACGACGTCCTCGCCATGATCGCCGGCAGTTGA